From Variimorphobacter saccharofermentans, one genomic window encodes:
- a CDS encoding RNA polymerase sigma factor: MGKESYMDDKQIIELFWSRSENALNETRQKYNPYLKTIAMNVLGNNEDCEECLNDTYLAAWNQIPPDRPTSLSAYLGRIVRCISIDYFRKSRAQKRYSGLTMLLSELEECMSEIPDMTVASSDNEIGEALNCWLRSLDTEKRVLFVRRYWHGQPLNTLAKEFGISYSKLASMMLRLRNNLHDYLEKEGISI, from the coding sequence ATGGGGAAGGAGAGTTATATGGATGACAAGCAGATTATAGAGCTTTTCTGGTCGAGATCTGAAAACGCATTGAATGAAACACGGCAGAAGTACAATCCCTATTTAAAAACTATTGCAATGAATGTACTTGGCAATAATGAAGATTGCGAAGAATGTCTTAACGATACATATCTTGCTGCGTGGAATCAAATCCCGCCGGATAGACCGACATCATTATCTGCATATCTTGGTCGAATTGTGCGTTGTATCTCTATTGATTATTTTCGTAAAAGCAGAGCACAGAAACGATATAGTGGATTGACAATGCTGCTCAGCGAACTCGAAGAATGTATGTCCGAAATACCCGACATGACGGTTGCATCGAGTGATAATGAGATTGGAGAAGCTTTGAATTGTTGGTTACGTAGCTTGGATACGGAGAAGCGTGTGTTGTTTGTGCGCAGATATTGGCATGGTCAACCGCTGAACACATTAGCAAAAGAATTCGGTATAAGTTATAGCAAATTGGCTTCAATGATGCTGAGGCTCAGGAACAATTTACATGATTACCTTGAAAAGGAGGGCATTTCTATATGA
- a CDS encoding cell division protein FtsX: protein MKILIYNFGYFLSEAKRTIRFNWFSNLISVIGTGLILFLFGLVLTGWAMGDKIISLLQDEAEISVYFDDSMDITKVDELIKTVKGMEGVKDAHYIDETKARTQMEEMLGEEAEILTLFEENPFEAFLEVRIDLERMDQVIIDVKSLEGIEYVRDNRAVLEQLKGIMDGLKLIGSLVIMAVAITTFIMISHMIRQGIYQNREQINTLRLLGAPDSFIGFPFILTGTLLTAIGGSCALFALIFILNTGYYKIKDMIPFLPLPGIRPLKDTLIWTITTVSLGLGLSGSLFGLLSIRERNNN, encoded by the coding sequence ATGAAAATACTGATCTATAATTTTGGCTATTTTTTATCGGAAGCCAAAAGGACAATCCGATTTAACTGGTTTTCCAACCTGATCTCCGTAATCGGAACCGGACTAATCTTATTTCTGTTTGGATTGGTTTTGACCGGCTGGGCAATGGGAGATAAAATAATATCATTGCTTCAGGATGAGGCGGAAATTAGTGTATACTTTGATGATAGTATGGATATCACCAAGGTGGACGAATTGATAAAAACGGTTAAGGGTATGGAAGGAGTTAAGGATGCTCACTACATAGATGAAACAAAAGCACGGACTCAGATGGAAGAAATGCTGGGTGAGGAAGCCGAAATTCTAACCTTGTTCGAGGAGAATCCCTTTGAGGCGTTTCTGGAGGTACGAATCGATCTGGAACGGATGGATCAGGTAATTATTGATGTAAAGAGCCTGGAGGGAATAGAGTATGTCCGAGATAATCGAGCGGTATTGGAACAGTTGAAGGGAATTATGGACGGACTAAAGCTCATCGGGTCGCTGGTGATTATGGCAGTAGCAATCACCACGTTCATCATGATATCCCACATGATTCGTCAGGGAATTTACCAAAATAGAGAGCAAATCAATACTCTACGTCTGCTTGGCGCACCGGATAGCTTTATCGGTTTCCCTTTTATTCTAACGGGTACTTTGCTGACGGCGATTGGTGGAAGCTGTGCGTTATTTGCTTTGATATTCATACTAAATACAGGATATTATAAGATTAAGGATATGATACCATTTCTTCCCCTTCCGGGCATTCGTCCATTAAAAGATACGTTGATCTGGACTATCACAACTGTTAGTCTGGGACTCGGGCTTAGTGGAAGCTTATTCGGATTATTATCCATAAGAGAAAGAAACAACAATTAA
- a CDS encoding transposase — protein MAIQYTEEFKINAVKYWNDHQDLGIGKCAKNLGISKSALSNWGKAYTINDGTIPTRGRGNFESDDAKEIARLRKELRDTQDALDILKKAIGILGK, from the coding sequence ATGGCTATACAGTACACAGAGGAATTCAAAATCAATGCAGTAAAATACTGGAATGATCATCAGGATTTAGGCATCGGAAAGTGCGCAAAGAACTTAGGAATCAGTAAAAGTGCTCTTTCTAATTGGGGGAAAGCCTATACAATTAATGACGGCACGATCCCTACAAGAGGGCGTGGTAATTTCGAAAGCGACGATGCTAAGGAAATAGCTAGACTACGTAAAGAGTTACGTGATACTCAAGATGCACTTGATATATTAAAAAAAGCAATCGGCATACTGGGAAAATGA
- a CDS encoding DNA-3-methyladenine glycosylase family protein, with product MARVPTKIFEYGEKEMNYLRSVDRKLGEAIDRIGKIDRVIIPELFPALIYAIIGQQISLKAAKTIWARMQERFMEITPSYINEIPTEEIQRCGMQSKKAEYIKSTARVIANGEFDLEILYHLPDEEVIKRLSSLDGIGVWTAEQLLLNSMERPDIMSYGDIAIRRGLMMLHELEELTKEQFMEYRQRYSPYGSVASIYIWRVSYGE from the coding sequence ATGGCAAGGGTTCCTACAAAAATATTTGAATATGGTGAGAAAGAAATGAATTATCTAAGAAGTGTAGATCGCAAACTAGGAGAAGCCATAGATCGGATTGGAAAGATTGATCGTGTCATAATACCGGAACTGTTTCCTGCCTTGATCTATGCGATCATCGGACAGCAAATTTCGTTAAAAGCAGCTAAGACGATCTGGGCAAGAATGCAGGAACGTTTTATGGAGATAACGCCGTCCTATATTAACGAAATACCTACGGAGGAAATTCAGCGATGCGGTATGCAGTCGAAGAAAGCAGAATATATCAAGTCAACAGCAAGAGTCATCGCAAATGGTGAATTTGATCTGGAGATCCTGTACCATTTGCCGGATGAAGAGGTTATAAAACGATTATCCTCATTGGATGGAATCGGAGTATGGACAGCGGAACAGCTGCTATTAAACTCAATGGAGCGTCCCGATATTATGAGTTATGGTGATATCGCGATCCGGCGAGGACTGATGATGCTTCATGAACTTGAGGAGCTTACAAAAGAGCAGTTTATGGAGTATAGGCAAAGATATTCACCCTATGGTTCCGTAGCCTCCATTTATATATGGAGGGTTTCTTACGGTGAGTAA
- a CDS encoding zinc ribbon domain-containing protein gives MVFCGNCHEIFRRVHWNNRGKKSIVWRCVSRLENTGLFCTASTILEDTLKEKIVEAINVAVSGKNSFLAILKKNIETVLSEDLDESTADIDKRLEELQTELIQKANLKEEYNNIVNEIYRLRDLKQETLSRNALRQDKRDRIAEMTDFLNTQTGDITEFDDKLVRKLVEKATVYDDRLVVEFKSGLEINVHP, from the coding sequence ATGGTCTTTTGCGGCAACTGTCATGAAATATTCCGCAGGGTTCATTGGAATAACCGAGGAAAGAAATCAATCGTATGGAGATGCGTCAGCAGATTGGAAAACACCGGTTTGTTTTGTACCGCTTCCACTATACTTGAAGATACGCTTAAAGAGAAAATTGTAGAGGCCATCAATGTAGCGGTCAGCGGAAAAAACTCTTTTCTGGCTATACTGAAAAAGAATATTGAAACCGTATTAAGCGAGGATTTGGATGAGAGTACAGCAGATATTGATAAAAGGCTGGAAGAACTCCAAACCGAGTTGATCCAAAAAGCAAATTTAAAGGAAGAATACAATAATATTGTCAATGAGATTTACCGACTACGGGATTTAAAGCAAGAAACCCTTTCAAGAAACGCTCTCCGTCAAGATAAGCGGGATCGGATAGCTGAGATGACGGACTTTCTTAACACGCAAACCGGTGATATTACGGAGTTCGATGATAAACTGGTTAGAAAACTAGTTGAAAAAGCAACGGTATATGATGACAGGTTAGTGGTGGAGTTCAAGTCTGGGTTAGAAATTAATGTGCATCCATAG
- a CDS encoding IS3 family transposase — protein sequence MTEALFLEAAIKEEQLLEQGKRRLNVSGVLKILGVSRSGYLSWKKRLPSKREKRKRIIKERIIDIYKDSHQNYGAPKITECLRKEGEIIAEKTVGNYMRELGIKAQYVKPYTVTTINSDFSNELKNILEEQFNPQKPDAVWCSDITYIWTYEGFVYLTSIMDLYSRKIIAWTLSNTLEARWVIETVNKAKKARNVSAPLILHSDRGIQYVSTEYIKATIGICRSYSKKAYPWDNACIEAFHALIKREWLNRFKIYDYNQAYRLVFQYIDTFYNTIRIHSHCGYLSPNEYESSYWDKLNKMERKEARYEAC from the coding sequence ATGACCGAAGCTCTGTTTCTGGAAGCTGCTATAAAAGAAGAGCAGCTTCTAGAGCAGGGAAAACGCCGGCTGAATGTCTCTGGTGTGCTGAAAATATTAGGCGTTTCAAGAAGCGGATATCTGAGCTGGAAAAAACGGCTTCCATCTAAAAGAGAGAAAAGAAAACGTATCATTAAAGAGCGGATTATCGATATCTATAAGGACTCCCATCAAAATTATGGTGCGCCAAAGATAACCGAATGTTTAAGGAAAGAAGGAGAAATTATTGCTGAAAAAACCGTAGGTAATTACATGCGTGAGCTTGGAATAAAAGCGCAGTACGTAAAACCTTATACAGTGACAACAATAAATTCAGATTTCAGCAATGAGTTAAAAAATATACTAGAGGAGCAATTTAATCCCCAAAAACCGGATGCTGTTTGGTGTTCAGATATTACATATATTTGGACATATGAAGGCTTTGTATATCTTACTAGTATCATGGATCTATATTCTCGAAAAATAATTGCTTGGACCTTGAGCAATACACTGGAAGCCAGATGGGTAATTGAGACAGTAAATAAGGCTAAAAAAGCGAGAAATGTAAGTGCCCCGTTAATCTTACATAGTGATCGAGGTATACAGTATGTAAGCACCGAATATATAAAAGCAACAATAGGCATATGCCGAAGTTACTCTAAAAAGGCATATCCGTGGGATAATGCGTGCATAGAAGCCTTTCATGCATTAATAAAAAGAGAATGGTTGAATCGATTTAAGATATACGATTATAACCAAGCATATCGTCTGGTATTCCAGTATATTGATACCTTTTACAATACAATTAGAATACACAGCCATTGTGGATATCTTTCACCTAATGAATACGAATCCAGTTACTGGGATAAACTGAATAAAATGGAACGAAAGGAAGCAAGATATGAAGCATGTTAA
- a CDS encoding zinc ribbon domain-containing protein → MQVQEELIRRRIVHTSPNGKTRTFSSNHVFAQIIICGKCGEVFRRVHWNNRGKKSIVWRCVSRLENTGLFCDARTVLESTIEQVLVTAINQTLCDKDSFLTTLRDNIATVINRESDKPLADIDKRLEELQTELLKLATSNADYEKVGDEIHSLRDQKQKLQVENANRDELKKRIADMSTFLKKQPTALTEYDEQLVRRLIEKVTIYEDKFTVEFKSGLMVDVNE, encoded by the coding sequence ATGCAGGTGCAGGAAGAGCTTATCCGCCGCCGTATTGTGCACACAAGCCCAAACGGAAAGACCAGAACTTTCAGCAGCAACCACGTGTTTGCTCAAATAATTATCTGCGGCAAATGCGGTGAGGTTTTTCGCAGGGTACATTGGAACAACAGAGGTAAAAAGTCCATCGTCTGGCGCTGTGTCAGCCGGTTAGAAAACACCGGCCTATTCTGCGATGCCCGCACGGTACTGGAGAGCACCATCGAGCAAGTGCTAGTCACCGCCATTAATCAGACGCTTTGCGACAAAGACTCTTTCCTCACAACTCTACGGGATAACATCGCCACCGTCATAAATCGTGAAAGCGACAAGCCCTTAGCGGATATCGATAAGCGGCTGGAGGAGTTGCAAACGGAACTTCTAAAATTGGCCACTTCCAATGCGGATTATGAAAAGGTTGGCGATGAGATTCACAGCCTGCGCGATCAGAAGCAAAAGCTGCAGGTTGAAAATGCCAACCGTGATGAACTTAAAAAGCGCATTGCTGATATGAGCACATTCCTAAAGAAACAACCCACCGCTCTCACCGAATATGATGAGCAACTTGTCCGACGGCTGATTGAAAAGGTCACCATCTATGAGGACAAATTCACTGTAGAGTTTAAGTCTGGGTTGATGGTGGATGTAAATGAGTAA
- the ltrA gene encoding group II intron reverse transcriptase/maturase, with product MIADKAINTHEKVRNIQNRLYLTAKADRKRKYYAMYDKIYRKDILEEAWKRVKRNGGAGGIDKVSIIDVKAYGEEKLLDEIAEELRTEKYRCKPVRRTYIPKADGRKRALGIPTIKDRIVQMAAKIVIEPVFEADFQPCSYGFRPKRSALQAMDRIFEVADKGGALWVIDADIKDYFGSISHDKLLLLVEQRITDRKVLKLIKGWLKAGVLEAGQYSDSTLGAPQGGVISPLLSNIYLNYFDVVWNKRFRHLGEQVRYADDFVILCKRKVQAEEALKAVKWIMDKLELTLHGEKTKLVDMYFGKDSFDFLGFNNRFQRFRNKSWKWYWTLQQVPSLKAMKKMRANIKEVFTNPSKLLLSMEEMVKLLNPKIIGMRNYYARRFTRPWLWKIEKYINFKFTRWYNRKKQRNYRLGNASKVRELTLQAGLASICG from the coding sequence GTGATTGCTGATAAAGCTATTAACACCCATGAAAAAGTACGAAACATCCAGAACAGACTATACCTTACAGCCAAAGCTGACCGAAAGAGAAAGTACTATGCGATGTATGACAAGATATACCGCAAGGATATTTTGGAGGAAGCATGGAAACGGGTAAAAAGAAATGGTGGGGCAGGCGGTATCGATAAAGTCAGCATCATTGATGTGAAAGCGTACGGCGAAGAAAAACTGCTGGACGAAATAGCGGAGGAATTGCGAACAGAGAAATATCGGTGCAAGCCTGTCAGGCGAACCTATATTCCAAAAGCAGATGGCAGGAAAAGAGCATTAGGAATACCTACGATTAAGGACAGAATAGTACAGATGGCGGCAAAGATAGTTATTGAGCCGGTATTTGAAGCTGATTTTCAGCCTTGTTCATATGGATTCCGACCAAAGCGAAGTGCACTACAGGCAATGGATAGGATATTCGAAGTGGCTGATAAAGGCGGTGCTTTATGGGTAATTGATGCCGACATAAAAGATTATTTCGGCAGTATAAGCCATGATAAACTGCTTTTACTGGTAGAGCAGAGGATAACTGACCGCAAGGTGCTGAAGCTTATTAAAGGCTGGCTGAAAGCAGGAGTGCTTGAAGCCGGACAATATAGTGATAGTACACTTGGAGCACCACAGGGAGGAGTTATATCACCGCTTCTATCCAACATATATCTAAATTATTTTGATGTAGTCTGGAATAAAAGATTTAGGCACTTGGGCGAGCAGGTACGATACGCAGATGATTTTGTGATATTATGCAAACGGAAAGTACAGGCAGAAGAAGCCCTAAAAGCGGTGAAATGGATTATGGATAAGCTGGAACTAACGTTGCATGGCGAGAAAACGAAGCTTGTTGATATGTATTTCGGAAAAGACAGCTTCGATTTTCTTGGCTTCAACAATAGATTTCAGCGATTCAGAAACAAAAGCTGGAAGTGGTATTGGACATTACAGCAAGTTCCATCCCTAAAGGCTATGAAGAAAATGAGAGCCAACATCAAAGAGGTGTTTACGAATCCGAGCAAACTGCTGTTGAGCATGGAAGAAATGGTGAAACTGCTCAATCCTAAAATTATAGGCATGAGAAATTACTATGCCAGGCGTTTTACAAGACCATGGTTATGGAAGATAGAGAAGTACATCAATTTTAAATTTACTCGGTGGTACAATCGGAAGAAACAACGTAACTACAGGCTGGGAAATGCGTCAAAGGTTAGAGAACTAACCTTGCAGGCAGGACTAGCAAGTATTTGCGGCTGA
- the rlmD gene encoding 23S rRNA (uracil(1939)-C(5))-methyltransferase RlmD produces MSESNKGDKKRSNKHNSTSRNGSKDINTRKYNSRNNKASSDNTSSNMTGSNIIISSKTSSNRASNNSTSINSTSINKASSNNTSSNKTFSKNIGSKKNNGNIGRININDNKSVCPYLRECGGCNILQQSYDIHLQEKQKTVEKLIAKYCKVEPIIGMEEPQYYRNKVHVVFDHDKKGNPISGVYEEGTHRVIPIERCLIHNKKADEIINTIRGMLKSFKIRTYDEDTGFGLLRHVLIRTGFRSGEIMVVLVLSSPILPSKNNFVKALRKEHPEITTIVINVNDKKTSMVLGEKEHVIFGKGYIEDSLCEKVFRISPKSFYQINPLQTEVLYKKAIELAGLTGKETVIDAYCGIGTIGLIASDHASKVIGVELNKDAVRDAKINAKRNETHNIEFYNNDASAFMTQMAGLNATADVVFMDPPRSGSTEQFMDALAMLKPTKVVYISCNPVTLERDMQYLAKKGYKANKAIPVDMFPWTEHIECVTLMCASSKAGKC; encoded by the coding sequence ATGAGTGAGAGCAACAAAGGAGATAAGAAAAGAAGTAATAAACATAATAGTACAAGCCGTAATGGTAGTAAGGATATTAATACTAGAAAGTATAATTCAAGAAATAATAAGGCAAGCAGCGATAATACAAGTAGTAATATGACAGGTAGCAATATTATAATCAGCAGTAAGACTAGTAGCAATAGGGCAAGCAACAATAGTACAAGTATCAATAGTACAAGTATCAATAAGGCAAGTAGTAATAATACAAGTAGTAATAAGACATTTAGTAAGAACATAGGTAGTAAGAAAAACAACGGAAATATTGGAAGAATAAATATAAATGATAATAAATCCGTATGTCCGTATTTACGGGAATGTGGTGGTTGCAATATACTTCAACAAAGTTATGACATTCATTTGCAGGAGAAGCAAAAAACAGTGGAGAAACTGATTGCAAAATATTGCAAAGTGGAACCAATCATCGGAATGGAAGAGCCTCAATATTATCGCAATAAGGTTCATGTAGTATTTGACCATGATAAAAAAGGAAATCCGATATCCGGTGTGTATGAAGAAGGAACACATCGTGTCATTCCCATTGAGCGTTGCTTAATCCATAACAAAAAAGCGGATGAAATCATTAATACGATAAGGGGAATGTTAAAGTCCTTTAAAATTAGAACATATGATGAAGACACCGGATTTGGCCTATTGCGACATGTGTTAATACGTACAGGTTTTCGAAGTGGTGAGATCATGGTTGTATTGGTGCTGTCTTCGCCCATATTACCATCAAAGAATAACTTTGTAAAAGCACTACGTAAAGAACATCCAGAGATTACAACCATTGTTATCAATGTAAATGATAAGAAAACCAGTATGGTTCTTGGAGAGAAGGAACATGTAATCTTTGGGAAGGGATATATTGAGGACAGCCTATGTGAAAAGGTATTTCGAATATCTCCAAAATCCTTTTATCAGATAAATCCTTTACAGACAGAAGTTCTTTACAAGAAAGCGATAGAACTAGCAGGACTCACAGGAAAAGAAACGGTAATTGATGCTTATTGTGGTATTGGAACAATTGGCTTGATTGCATCGGATCATGCCTCTAAGGTAATCGGAGTCGAGCTTAATAAGGATGCTGTCCGCGACGCAAAAATTAATGCAAAGCGAAATGAAACCCATAATATAGAATTTTATAATAACGATGCCAGTGCCTTCATGACTCAAATGGCAGGACTTAATGCAACAGCGGACGTAGTATTCATGGATCCTCCGAGAAGTGGAAGTACGGAGCAATTCATGGATGCTTTGGCAATGCTAAAACCTACGAAGGTGGTATACATTTCATGTAATCCGGTTACGTTGGAGAGAGATATGCAATATTTAGCGAAGAAGGGATATAAGGCAAATAAAGCAATTCCTGTAGATATGTTTCCTTGGACGGAACACATTGAGTGCGTGACATTGATGTGTGCGTCCAGCAAAGCTGGCAAATGCTAA
- a CDS encoding threonine aldolase family protein encodes MISFMNDYSECAHPRIMKMLMEANCEQNAGYGEDIHSEKAREYIKEHLQNKDVDIHFIPGGTQTNLLVISSFLRPHQCVIAAATGHINVHETGAIEATGHKVIGIPVKDGKLTPDAVRQALDYHTDEHMVQPKMVYISDTTEVGTVYTKAELNALHDICRKNELLLYMDGARLASALTSRENDMELNDIAELTDVFYIGGTKNGALLGEALVICNQDLKEDFRYLMKQRGAMMAKGFVIGMQFEALFQDRLFYELGQYANQRAEKIADTLITKGYSFYMPPCSNQLFPILSKEKITQLSEKYQFIVMDEIDEDHNVIRLVTSWATTKESVEELCRDL; translated from the coding sequence ATGATCAGCTTTATGAACGACTACAGTGAGTGCGCACATCCAAGAATTATGAAGATGTTAATGGAAGCAAATTGTGAGCAGAATGCAGGCTATGGAGAAGATATTCATAGTGAAAAAGCAAGAGAATATATTAAGGAGCATCTTCAGAATAAGGATGTAGATATACATTTTATCCCAGGAGGGACTCAGACCAATCTCCTGGTGATTTCTTCTTTCTTACGTCCGCATCAGTGTGTGATAGCAGCGGCTACTGGTCATATCAATGTTCATGAAACAGGAGCGATTGAAGCTACTGGCCATAAGGTGATTGGAATTCCTGTGAAGGACGGTAAGCTAACCCCGGATGCAGTCCGGCAGGCATTAGATTATCATACGGATGAGCATATGGTTCAACCTAAGATGGTATATATCTCTGACACTACAGAGGTGGGTACGGTTTATACGAAAGCTGAGTTGAATGCTCTTCATGATATATGTAGAAAGAATGAATTGCTTCTATATATGGACGGTGCACGTCTCGCTTCGGCCCTGACCTCCAGGGAAAATGACATGGAACTAAATGATATCGCTGAACTTACCGACGTATTTTATATCGGAGGAACGAAAAACGGAGCACTTCTTGGAGAGGCACTGGTAATATGCAATCAGGATCTGAAGGAGGATTTCCGATATCTGATGAAACAGCGCGGTGCGATGATGGCAAAAGGGTTTGTGATCGGAATGCAATTTGAAGCACTATTTCAGGATCGACTCTTCTATGAATTAGGACAATATGCAAACCAAAGGGCTGAGAAAATAGCGGATACTCTCATTACGAAAGGCTATTCCTTCTATATGCCACCTTGTTCCAATCAATTGTTCCCGATTCTGTCAAAGGAGAAAATAACTCAGCTATCAGAGAAATATCAATTTATAGTAATGGATGAGATTGATGAAGATCACAACGTGATCCGACTGGTTACTTCGTGGGCAACCACGAAGGAAAGTGTGGAGGAGCTATGCCGCGATTTGTAA
- a CDS encoding aldo/keto reductase, with product MLTRRNEKNGDSLSILGFGCMRFPMKGSSIDEERSIAMIRDSIDKGVNYFDTAYFYHNGKSESLLGEALSGGYREKVKIATKLPPFMVSKLEGAKKIFGTQLRKLQTDYIDYYLLHMLPDKTTFDRMVSIGVISWLEELKRNGIIKNLGFSFHGGKADFVELIEAYPWDFCQIQYNYLDENKQATKSGLQLAHSLGIPVIVMEPLRGGKLVTNLPDEVLAEFRKYDNKRTPAEWALRWIWNHPEVNVILSGMSDEEQLAENIRIASDAEANSLSDEELQVFERVKTIMQERTKIPCTACGYCMPCPSGVNIPGCFAAYNNKYLLKDKNSRFKYMQTLGVVSKKPAFASLCTECGKCEKHCPQKIEIRKELKTVKKEMEGVFYKLAVNITRKFIKIK from the coding sequence ATGTTAACCAGAAGAAATGAGAAAAACGGAGATTCATTATCGATATTGGGATTTGGATGTATGCGTTTTCCGATGAAGGGTTCATCGATCGATGAAGAGAGATCCATTGCGATGATACGGGATTCAATCGATAAGGGTGTTAATTATTTTGATACAGCGTATTTCTATCATAATGGAAAAAGTGAATCCTTACTGGGAGAAGCTTTGTCAGGCGGATATCGGGAGAAAGTTAAGATTGCAACAAAGCTTCCACCCTTCATGGTAAGTAAGCTGGAGGGAGCAAAGAAAATCTTTGGAACACAGCTTAGAAAACTGCAGACGGATTATATTGATTATTATCTGCTTCATATGCTGCCTGATAAGACAACCTTTGATCGGATGGTCTCGATTGGAGTGATCAGTTGGTTGGAGGAATTGAAAAGAAATGGAATTATAAAGAATCTTGGCTTTTCCTTTCATGGTGGTAAAGCGGATTTTGTTGAGTTGATAGAAGCATATCCCTGGGACTTCTGCCAGATACAATATAATTACCTGGATGAGAATAAGCAGGCAACGAAGTCCGGACTTCAGTTGGCGCATTCACTGGGAATTCCGGTAATTGTTATGGAACCGTTGCGGGGAGGAAAGCTGGTAACGAACCTGCCTGACGAGGTTCTGGCAGAATTTCGTAAATATGATAATAAACGTACACCGGCAGAATGGGCATTACGCTGGATATGGAATCACCCTGAGGTAAATGTAATTCTATCCGGTATGAGTGATGAGGAACAGCTGGCAGAGAATATTCGTATAGCGAGTGATGCTGAGGCCAATTCTTTATCCGATGAAGAACTTCAGGTGTTTGAACGTGTGAAAACCATCATGCAGGAACGTACTAAGATTCCATGTACTGCATGTGGCTATTGTATGCCCTGTCCGTCCGGAGTGAATATTCCGGGGTGTTTTGCAGCTTATAATAATAAATATCTGCTTAAGGATAAGAACAGCCGTTTTAAATATATGCAAACCCTTGGAGTCGTTTCAAAAAAGCCTGCATTTGCCTCGCTTTGTACCGAATGTGGAAAATGTGAGAAGCATTGTCCGCAGAAAATTGAGATTCGGAAGGAGCTTAAGACGGTGAAAAAGGAGATGGAAGGGGTATTCTATAAATTAGCAGTGAACATTACACGTAAATTCATTAAGATAAAATAA
- a CDS encoding radical SAM protein translates to MKECTLCPRECGVDRSQGQVGVCRSTDEMMVARAALHFWEEPCISGEEGSGTVFFSGCSLGCVYCQNHNIAKGLAGRKITIERMSDIFIELQEKGANNINLVTPSHYVPQIIQAIDMAKRKGLDLPIVYNTSGYERVETIRLLQGYVDIYLPDLKYQSGQISKKYSNAENYFSYASEAIGEMVRQVGTPIFNERGIMTKGVIVRHLTLPGYLQDSKNLVKYLYQTYRHKIYISIMNQYTPMSGLEQYPELNRRIEEAEYEELVDYAIELGVEQGFIQEGETASESFIPEFNGEGV, encoded by the coding sequence ATGAAGGAATGTACTCTTTGCCCCAGAGAGTGTGGTGTAGATCGAAGTCAGGGACAAGTCGGAGTATGCAGATCAACGGATGAAATGATGGTAGCCCGGGCAGCTCTACACTTCTGGGAAGAACCCTGTATATCTGGAGAGGAAGGCTCTGGTACCGTATTCTTTTCCGGCTGTTCCTTAGGATGTGTATATTGTCAAAACCATAATATAGCAAAAGGCTTAGCGGGCAGGAAGATTACTATAGAGCGGATGTCAGATATATTTATTGAGCTTCAGGAGAAAGGGGCCAATAACATTAATCTCGTAACTCCCAGCCATTATGTGCCACAGATTATCCAGGCAATTGATATGGCAAAGCGAAAAGGTCTTGACCTTCCTATCGTATATAATACCAGCGGGTATGAAAGAGTTGAAACGATAAGACTTCTTCAAGGTTATGTGGATATCTACCTTCCAGACTTAAAGTATCAGTCAGGACAGATTAGTAAGAAGTATTCCAATGCGGAGAATTATTTTTCATATGCTTCAGAAGCAATAGGTGAAATGGTTCGTCAAGTGGGGACTCCGATATTTAACGAACGGGGTATTATGACGAAGGGAGTAATCGTCAGACATCTTACCCTGCCAGGCTATTTACAGGATTCCAAGAACTTAGTGAAGTACTTATATCAAACCTATAGGCATAAAATATACATTAGTATTATGAACCAGTATACACCAATGTCAGGACTGGAGCAGTATCCGGAACTTAATCGCAGGATTGAAGAAGCTGAGTATGAGGAACTAGTGGATTATGCGATTGAGCTCGGGGTGGAACAAGGATTTATCCAAGAGGGAGAGACAGCTTCGGAAAGCTTTATACCGGAATTTAACGGAGAAGGAGTATAA